The DNA sequence TACTTCGCTTGTCTGAGAATTCATCAAAGGCCAGAGATAGCGATGTAGTAGTATTGTTACAGAAAATAACTTCACATACTTTAGGGCATGGATTGACACGACTGATTTGCACTGGGCTAATTAGGTTGAACAAAGTGTTTGGGTTCCTATAGATATTCCAATCCTTCAATCACATGAACCATATACTTTGACAATAGTTTCATGGTCTACAAAACAAACAGTAACATAGTAGTTCTAGGTTGCCTGAAAGTCATTACTGACTACGAAATCCTTGCTGCATTGCACATAGACTGAACCCAAATGCTTGCTGCATTGCATAAAGACTGAAGCAAAACGCTGCAAGTAATACCTGGCAGATGAGGTCCCCAGCCAGAGTCAGGACAGCAGACGTGACCGCCTTAGTGGCAATCGGATTCTTATCCAGAGCCATCAGGTACCTGTCACAATGCACAAGAGCAAACTGAACATCTGAACACTTGGATTCTGAATTGCGTAACTGAACATTTGAACACTTGGATTCTGAATTGCGCGTCAAGGAACAGCACCCACGGGCCACGGCAGAGCAGAAGCACAGAGCGCGGAATCGAATTACCATGCCAGGAAGACGCGCCAGTCCTTGGCGCCTCCTCCGCCGGTGGGTCCTGCGGCCGGAGCGGTACCGCTTGAGAAGGAAGCGGCGCGGAGCGGCTGGACGCGCCCGGCCTCGCGCGGCCGCACGGCGGATGGGGCGGAGAGGGCGGCGGGTCGTGGGGGAGGACGAGGGAGGCGCAGAGCGAGGCGGCGGGAGAGGAGATGGCGCGAGGCTGCTGGCCCCGCGGAGGCGGAGACGGAGATAGAGACGGCGCGCGGCGCGAGGAGGGAGAGCCGGAGCGCGGACGCCATAGCCatggctcctcctcctgctgctgggTGCTGCTGCAAATGGAGGATGACGGTGACAGGGTTGGGGGGACTTTTTGTGGGGTTTTGCGGAGGCGTTTCCTCGCTAGGTTTTAGGATACTGGTTTACGTTTCACTTGTAGCGAAAGCGGAAACTGGGGAGTGGTAGTAGTTCACTGGGCCTCATTTGAGCACTTATTCCTCTGCTGATGTCAATTTACGACAAGTTATTAAGTCAAGGATTTTGCAAGCCATGATTTTAGCTAGTATTTGGTTGACTACAAAACTTGCCAACTTAATATATTTGGCTTGCTAAATTTTTGGTAACTTTTTGTTCAACTTTTGGCTGTCAAATCTTTAGCATGGTAAATTTTCGTCATGAATCAAACAGGCTCTTAGTGCCgtccttttctttagatcttgtTCAGTGTCACTACTACAGTACTACATCGCTCATGGACATCCTCTAGTCTGGTGAATCACTCGAGTAGAGCAAACCCACCTCAAATATTGAGGtcatgcttaggccttgtttagttcacttcaaaaaccaaaaaaaattcaagattctccgtcacatcgaatcttgcggcacatgcatggagcactaaatatagacaaaaataaaaactaattacacagttatgtaaatcgcgagatgaatcttttaagcctagacttcatgattagacaatgtttgtcaaataaaaacgaaagtgctacagttccgaacaCCGAAAAGTTTTCAGAACCTAAAGAAGGCCTAAGCATCTTGCAGAAGCTTTGCTGTCAAGAAAGGGGCAAGATCAGTTGGAAATGCCTGATGAATCCACTGCCTAATATTAGGGAAAGATCTTTGACTCCTATATATGACTAGATAGATTGAGAGAAGACCTGAAACCTTTTCTTGCTATGCTGATTTTCAATGACAAATTCATCATATATAGATTGAACGAAGGGATAGAACCATTCTTATTTTCTCAAACAGTTTGTGAAGAATGTATAAATGGAGATAAGTTCAAACGCCAATcagctttttttttaaaaaaagatatTTTTTAGTTTCTTTCATTATGCAGAAAACAGTATGTTAATTACTTTAATTTCTTGAGGAATATTAACTGTGTTTTTGCAATCGACAATGTCTAACCACTTCGTAAACAATTGAAAATCAgcctaaataaaaaagaaaaacatgtTTCACAAATAAGAAACAAGTCTACACGGGCCAACATTAAAATTATTTCAGCCCACGATCGATAAAATGCGTTCGAATCATCGGCAACTGTCTAGGCGCCGAACACTCGGCACTATTTTGATTAATCTTTTACTGCaattcaaaacttcctacagtacATCCCCATGCTTCTTTCAATTCGCTTTTCATTTCCTTTTCATTAATAAGTATTTAGTCCTCTGTAGCTTGTAATGTTTCTCTACAATGAAATACCTACACACAGTCACGGAAAAAAAAAGGTGCATCCCCAGGAAATACAAAAGAATATGTTCCGCAAACAACTGCACTATATATTCGATAAAAACTGTCTTGAAGCCTCCTAAACCATGTTTGTCTTTCTCCTCACTGCAAATGATTCAGAGCGCCAAAAAATGAAGCTTTACAGTATACCTGTAACTATAACAATCCTGAGTTTCTAGATGGGACGGGTTTGTCCTCTGCGTCAAACATAAGGCGGCAGAGTTCCCAATCTGTGATACTTGCGTCACCTCACCAGAAATTTAACCTCGGAACGAAAAATTCCCCATCTAAGTTGCAgttagataatagcaagactattTCTCAGCACCGGCCTTTTCTTCTGAACTTCCCTTGAGACTTGCAGACCTCACCGGCAGGATGCTGCGCCGCTCTTTGCCGCCTGGTTTAGCAGATGCGTTGCCATACCATATCATTCCAAGAACGGCCAGAACCATCCCAAGGACTACCTGAAGATTCAGGCCCTCCTTGCCAAAGAAAAGAAACCCAAGGGACAGAACAAGTACGGTCTTCATGTGGCCTAGGACTTGGAAGGATACAGCAGAGAACCGCCCAATGCAGATGAATTGGCTCAGATTAACGCCAATGGCAATGAAGCATGAGAGTGCCAGGAAAAACTGCAGATtcatgaaaataaaatatggtAAGGAGTAGGGACACTTCGAGTTGCTAAGTTATTGCTAACAGGTCAATAAGTAAAATGGAGGAATTTCAGCAACAAGAACAAACAAGATCATTGACAAATTGTGGAAGTTTCTTGCATAACATTCACGAGACTGTGTGGTGATGTTACAAATCATCACAGTATTGCGAATTCTCAACCAGATAAAATGCCAGCTAATTACCATTTTATTCTTTTAGAGTTCAAGGGCTGTCATGGGCATAAAGAGGGGCGCCGTAGGGCGCAAGTGTCCTagttgggccttaagcccattagtgttaattagtgtctctcttagttatttgtctataggaatagtaccatattgtctaggcacaagaggtgttagtcctatgtaccttttatattcagcccatggggcacaatggaaagcaagcaatgaattatgaagaaacaattctagtctccctcaatctctcaagctcttggcaaagcataaggcctagttatctccCAAATATCCATCAACATAACATCTGGTATCCAGAGTCCAGCGATCCTCttcatccaaaaaaaaaacatcgatTCAGATCCCGATCCCCACCaccatccgccgccgccgccgccaggtgttagtcctatgtaccttttatattcagcccatggggcacaatggaaagcaatgaattatgaagaaacaattctagtctccctcaatctctcaagctcttggcaaagcataaggcctagttatcccaaagctcttagcaaagcataaggcctagttatcctaAAATACCCTCATTCATAACAAGGGCATAGCCCCGGCCTTTATACTACCAAAGACCAACAGTTATAGCATTCAATACATTCATTCCTCAAAGGGAGAAACACACCAGCCCAACCAAGAACACTACCACGGTCCAACACCTCACAGAGAAAATGACAAAGTTAAATTATATACAGAAGAAGCATAAATTGTCATGATCAGAGATAGAAACATTGTTATAGACTGTCCTTACCAGAGCAAGTGATGAGAAACTGAAGTGATCCACCCTTTTGCCTGTCAACAAGTAATCTACAAATGGTCCCACTAGCAGGAGTGACCCAGCTTGGGCTGGAGCAGTGTGGCCCAGGAGGTTGAATGAGTTCAGAGAGTACTTGCGTTGGAGAAAATGGACATACTGCAAAAGGAGCAGAAATAAAAGTGAGTCTAAACTGTGCCCCTTTTATTGGGTACATGACAGGGCCAAAGTCCAAATAGAACAATATATCAGTGGCATCATGATTCATGAGCACATTTATCAAGTCTAACAGTTCAAATATGGAAAATACCAAGTACAGCCATGGTGAGTAGCAAAtcataatctctagaaaaaaaaggAGTTATATCCTAAAGCAGCAGCAACACCAATGAATAATTCGACAACTGCTAATCATTGATAACTTTGCAGAATAAACAAGTATCACTGTCACTAAAGTGCCATATTGTCCTTTGAAAAGGCTCAAAGTGTGGGCCAACAAACTTGCAGCTAATAGCAAACAGGAGGTAGCAAGCAATCTTACTGGTTGGGTGATGTATAAGAAATCTGGATACAAAGGTGCTAAAACTTACGTATTGTTGCAAAGCTGTGCTCCAAACAGCTATAACAGCTGCGATTAGACCTCTTGCATTCACACTGACATCAGTAACCGTGCAGACTGCAACTCCTATAAGCACGACCATTATGCTCAGCTTTGTGTCCCGGGAATAATGTACATGATCAAAGACAACCTCCAGAAGACATGATGCAGGTATCATGCACAGCTTTGCTATCTGAGCAAGGAATAGAATGAATTTAGTTGTTGACAATTTAAGGCTGCATAGTATAGTAGAtaataaaaatttcaccaaccTGATAAAAGCCCACAGAGTTCCACATCAAGCTCACATTCATCCCAACAATTGACAagtttgaaaatatcacaaatttaacTAGATCTGCTAGGGGTAAGTGGGATGGCTGGCTCAGGCCTAACCATCGAAATACGATAGTCATCAAGGTAGTAGTCACAAAATGAAGCCCAGTTAATGTCGTGgctgaaagaaaaaagaaaaggtaaTTAATGACATGACAGGAGATATATCCAAGTCCCCATCCATGCACAGTTTGTTGAGAATGTTCAGAAATATGGTAGAATCTGCAACCACTTAACATACAGTAAGAAATTACATATGCTAGCATATCTCAATTGCTTCCACCAATGCCATGAAGGTTCGATTAGCAGCTACACTACCATTTTTACCAAGGAAGTGTACAAGGGGGTAGCCAGGTAGGTTTTAGTTTCTGCAAAAACCTCAAATAGCTGGAGCACTTTATAAAATTATTCTTCAGCA is a window from the Sorghum bicolor cultivar BTx623 chromosome 5, Sorghum_bicolor_NCBIv3, whole genome shotgun sequence genome containing:
- the LOC8083057 gene encoding UDP-rhamnose/UDP-galactose transporter 4; this translates as MSTLKKSDKKAALDFAAWSFNVTTSVGIIMVNKALMATYGFSFATTLTGLHFVTTTLMTIVFRWLGLSQPSHLPLADLVKFVIFSNLSIVGMNVSLMWNSVGFYQIAKLCMIPASCLLEVVFDHVHYSRDTKLSIMVVLIGVAVCTVTDVSVNARGLIAAVIAVWSTALQQYYVHFLQRKYSLNSFNLLGHTAPAQAGSLLLVGPFVDYLLTGKRVDHFSFSSLALFFLALSCFIAIGVNLSQFICIGRFSAVSFQVLGHMKTVLVLSLGFLFFGKEGLNLQVVLGMVLAVLGMIWYGNASAKPGGKERRSILPVRSASLKGSSEEKAGAEK